The Raphanus sativus cultivar WK10039 unplaced genomic scaffold, ASM80110v3 Scaffold1277, whole genome shotgun sequence genome includes a window with the following:
- the LOC130503975 gene encoding auxin response factor 1-like has translation MDGPNSSYSPFESCRVLSRVLDPRSMSYEGQTRLEIRGEVAVCKQGELRAEQRHSNPAADYTVAVAEEEEEENECNSVGSFYVKVNMEGVPIGRKIDLMSLNGYHELIRTLDFMFNASILFQRGFRLKLTCGLN, from the exons ATGGATGGACCCAACTCATCGTACTCTCCCTTCGAGTCTTGCCGTGTTCTGTCGCGGGTTCTTGACCCGAGATCGATGAG TTACGAAGGCCAAACTCGCCTCGAAATTCGTGGTGAGGTTGCCGTTTGCAAACAGGGAGAGTTAAGGGCTGAGCAGAGACATAGTA ATCCGGCGGCAGATTATACGGTTGcggtggcggaggaggaggaagaagagaacgAGTGTAACAGCGTAGGGAGCTTCTACGTTAAAGTGAACATGGAGGGAGTTCCAATTGGGAGAAAGATCGATCTCATGTCTCTTAATGGCTACCATGAGTTAATCAGAACCCTAGATTTCATGTTCAACGCATCCATCCTCT TTCAGAGAGGTTTCCGTTTGAAGCTGACTTGCGGTTTGAATTAA